One Bacteroidota bacterium genomic window, GTCGTTTGCGATTTCGGGAAGGTATTTAAAGGAAATACCCCAAAGATGAAGCGCAGCCCAATCGGCAAGCATCATGGTAATCGGCGACAGCAACACCCCGAAATCCGGAAGATACGGCCGGTGGTAGGGAAATGTCAGCAGCAGCATTCCCAGCAAAAGGAAAGTAAAGCGGAACAAAATCCGCTGCCACAAAGGCCAAGTAGCATGTGTACTGTCTGACATTGTCAATGCCCGCCGAAACGATCCGGACGGATTCACATCAAATTTGGCGCATTTTGTGCAATGCTGCATCCCGGAAGTTGGCTTCTGCGCACAGAAAAAATTTCGTTTATACGAAAGCTATGAAGGCATTCGTTGGAGGATTGGTAGGTGATCGATTACTCCTTTCGCCCGAAAGAATCATGAAAAATTCCATCTGTCTCTTGTTGCTCCTGCTCGTCGGAACGACAATGGCCCTGGCACAAAACAAAAGGACCTACGTCCCGAAGCCGGCCAATGGCCCGATGTTTGAACCCATGACCGTGTACGATCCTCAGGAAAACGCCCCCTTGGAGGATTGGAGAAAATACCAACTCGGTGACTGGGTGAATCAGATCAAGGAGCATTTCTGTGAAACGCAAGCCTTGGCCTCACTTGAAAACAGTGCGCAAGAAGCAATGAAAAGATCGGAAAACTTAATCCCGCGGCAAACCAAAGACCATCCGCAGCATCCTTTTGGATTGAATCCCGCAGGATTTACTGTACCATTTCCATGAAAATTGCGTTCTTCGTAAAAGATGGTTTCAACCGTTCAACAGTTTTGAATTTCAAGATGCGTACACATCATCTCCTTTTTCTCGCGCTGCTGCTTCTGGCAAGTTTTGCCCAAGCTCAGACCCGCAAACTTGCGCACCGCAGCCATGCGGGCAGCCCCAATACGTTTGCGATGCTCATGGACGACGATCATGGCGGCGGCCCTGTTCCGGAGAAGGTGCAGGAGGTTTATTATCTCGAACCCTGGATCATCAAAATCCGGAAGCATTATGAGCAGGTGGCCAAACAAAACGGGCCAAAGGTCGAAACGAAGAGCGGTTCACAAGACAACAAGGAGGTGAAGGAAACCTCCGAACCTGCCAAGGCACCTTTGGATTCATTGCCACAAAAACCGAAATCGGTGCCAAGGGCAGGCAAGTCGGCCACCATCGGCGTGGCGGTTCCAGCAACTCAGCTTGAAGAAACCTCCGCACTCGAAATACCGCGTGTGCGGCTTGCGAAGGCGACACTGAACCCAACCCCAAGTTCTGGGCTCAACCTTTGGCTATTGGCGGGCATCATCATCGCCTGCGTGGCACCCTGCGTACTCCTGCTATCCGGCGGGCTAAGAAGCAAAAACTAAGCAATCATTGGCGAAGAAGCCGTGAAGGGGGCAAAAAAAAGGCCGCCAAGAATGCCATTATCAACAGTGGGCAATCCTTAGGCGGCTTTTCAACAGAGAGGTATGACCAAATCCGTCAACCAATTATCAATCAGAAAAGACAACTTCAAAGGAGGCTGGGAAACATTATCCCTACCTCGGAACGCTAAAACTCGGCGACCTTGTGAAATTTCCCCGGCACGAACGCATCTTTAACAACGAATCCGCGCCAAGGACACTCCAAATATTTGTGGTTCTTAGGAGGTCGCCTTTAAGCCAATTGGCTTGAAAGAATATTAGAAAAATTGCATCTCCGCTACAAAAAATCAACAATTATTCTAGGCTGTACTGAAATTCAAACCCTAAACGGTGCAGCTATGAAAGCGAAACTGCAAAAGATCCGAGATGAAGGGCTGAAATCGAAAGAACGTGAGTAAATCAGCGAAAATGCAGTTGCAAGATGAGCAAGTACCCGGAAACAGAAAACCAAACTTTTTGTTGGAAGTAACCAAAAAAAGCTATATCTTCAACCATTAATTCATTCATTTAAAGTGGATTAACCCTCAACCAACTCGGCCACTGGGCATAAAATCGTGAAAGGCAGTTTAGTACATGCCATCATTGCGAGTCTCGATGAAAAATCGAGGAGGAAATTCCTTGCCTCGAGACCAGCAAACAAGGATTGGGAGCAAATTTCCCAGCTTTTCCGATTGTTGGCCAAGCAAGATCAGTACAGTGAGGCGGCCTTATTGGGAGGTACCGGACAGACAAAGCGCGTCAAAAACATCCAAATTGAGCAGCTAGGGCAAGAATTGGTGTCATTTATCGGCGAAGGAAAGCCGGATGTGATCGTGCACCAAATTTTGGCAACAGCACCGCACGTCATTGAAAACCGACTCGAGCGGCAGGCTGTAGAGCTTGTCGAATGGGGGATTTCATTGGCCGAATCTTCGGAAAACTACCATGCCGTGCAGGCACTTTGGCGACTTGCCGAACTTTTCCCAGAGCCACGGCCGCAATTTCGCGGCATGACTTACGAGCATGCGCTTGCCTGCGCAGGCAATTTGATTGGCTATCGGCAAATTGAAGTGCGCCTTCGGCAAACGCCAACGATCCCTGACCTGGAGGAACGAATCGCCATTTTGGAAGAAATTGAGGCATCACCCTTGCTGGAAAGTCCCGGTATGGCGCTGAGCTACGAGGCACGGCTCCTGTATTGGCGTATTAAGGCGATCTGTAAGTATCTGGTAAAAAATTATGGCGCCGCCATCGCCCCACAGACCAATTTGGTCGCGGTGCTTGCGGAGAGAACAGAAGCAGACCCGGAAATTGCAAGAAGGTGGATCAAGGAATCGGGAACTTTGGCAGCGCTCCACGGCGTGATGAACAATTTTGATTTGGCAAAAATGGTATGGAATGACATTTCAACTTTTGAAACGCCGACCCTTACCCTTCACTGCGAAAAAATCAAACAGATGTTCCCGGCGATGATCACCGTGGGAATGGACACAGGAGATGAGCTGTTTACCGAGCAAGCAGTTGCTACCGGATTGTCTCTGATGAAATCTAGTCCGCACCTTTTCTCAGTTGGCCTTCAATGTGATGTTTTGTTTCATTGTGCCAGCTATTTTATTGCCTCCAATCGAGTAGATAAGGCCACCAAAATACTCTATAGGTTACGCGGGTTCCAGAAATCGAATTTCAGGCAACCTGTTTATGCGATGACGAAGGCTTTGGAAATCATTTTGGAAATCGAATTGGGGGCCCATGATGATGCGATACGCCTTTGCAAAAACCTGCGTATGTCCAAACATGATCGATGCGTGCCCGGATTGGGAGTTGGATTGCAAATTTTGGCAGCAGTGGCAGCATCCATTAGTCAGCCGGGATTCAGGTGGTCACAGATTTCCGCAAATTCGCAATTCCAAAAGATGGTCCAAGACCTCGAAGGCCAACCTGTATTGGACTATTTCAATCTGGTGGCCTGGATTCAGTCAAAGGCAATTGGGCACCCGATGATGAAACAACTTCACCATCGGGCATATCCAAACGGGTAATTGTAGATTTACAGATTTGCGATCAAGACCGTATCGGTTGAGCCATCGGCATTCATCACCACCACCGAATAACCCTCAGAAACCACATCAATGGTTACCCGGCCGATTGCGTACATGTCTACCAATTCATTGTAGGTGAAATTTACGTGGTCTTCTACCTGATGTAAAATCGCCGTAACGGTAGACCACGGTAGTTCGGTTTGCTCCGCGGCGCAGGATGCCATCATTGGCCTCGCCTGAACGGCTGCGGTGGTCAATGTCAAACAGCAAAATAGGGCAAATAGAGTACAATTACGTTTCATGGTACAAACGTTTAGGGGTTGAAAATCAGTATGAGCCAGCCGACAAACCCATGAGGAGGGAGCGGCAAGTTTAAGATAAGAAATTGGTCACAAATCCCACCATACCACCTTGGCGGCCTGACGAATTTCCATTCAATTACGCGTAAGATTCTGGGCTAGTTTTAAGCTCGTTACTGACTTAGCCGCGCTCGACTTCGTAAGCATGTCGCGCATCGTCATTGGCCTCGCGCCCAGCGCGATCTTGTGCGAGCGCCTGCATGATGCGCACGATGTGGGCACCAATTTCTTCCCCCTTGTTGAGCAACATCAAATGCGTGCCCCCGCGCACCGGAATGCAGTTGCGAATGTACCGGATCGGAAATATGCGGTCTTGGTCGCCATGAATATGAAAAAGTCGCGGAGTATGCGCTTCATGACGCCAATTCACGGCTTGGTGGATCGCCCAATCGGTATGTACAGGATCCAAATCCGATTTCATGAGGTGAATGAATGCGTGTTCTGCTGGCGTTTGAGGGTCATTCATCCATTTGTAGGCGAATCCAAACTCCTTGCCGATCTCCGTGGGCACCAATTTGTGAAGGCTGAAGGAAGATGTCAGCCACATGCCCAAAGGCCGTTCGCGGAAACTTTTGATGCTTGAAATGAGAATGACCGTGGCTTCGGGCAGCAGCTTGGCCATCTCCTGCGCAATGAGCCCGCCAAACGAATAACCCACCAAAACCGGTGAGGTGTCCCCGTCCAACCTTGCCACCATCCTTGCAGCATAAGCCGCAATCCGCTCATTGGCCTTGGGTCGCATCCAATCCAAATAGACCTTTTCGTAGCCGGGCAAATGCAACTCGGCAAACACCCTGCGGTCGGTCGCCACCCCTGGAATCAAGTAAACTCTCTGTTCCATAGCCGATGTTACGGATTTTGAAGGAAAAGGTGAAATTTTGGTGCAAAACCTGCCTTCAAACCCCGCCTAAAGCCCAAAAAAATTGCGCCCTACCATTTGGCGGGGCGCAATTTCTCAACGAAGTTCAATCTAAAACAGGATGCCTCAAGCTTCAAAGTAGAAGTACTTTTCTTTTGGACCCCTGTATTCGGAACTGTATCCATTGTGGCGCAACAGCACAATGTGAAGCCTGACGATGTAAACACAAGTATGGTCAGGCCTTGGCGTAAT contains:
- a CDS encoding alpha/beta hydrolase, with product MEQRVYLIPGVATDRRVFAELHLPGYEKVYLDWMRPKANERIAAYAARMVARLDGDTSPVLVGYSFGGLIAQEMAKLLPEATVILISSIKSFRERPLGMWLTSSFSLHKLVPTEIGKEFGFAYKWMNDPQTPAEHAFIHLMKSDLDPVHTDWAIHQAVNWRHEAHTPRLFHIHGDQDRIFPIRYIRNCIPVRGGTHLMLLNKGEEIGAHIVRIMQALAQDRAGREANDDARHAYEVERG